One stretch of Enterococcus mundtii DNA includes these proteins:
- a CDS encoding toprim domain-containing protein: MTEKKMSIVERCKQIDIVDFARNNGMAVVNKGRDYRLEDHDSFVFDRRKQRFHWNSQNIHGDIIELTKLFFIDKEIQDPKEQFKAATNFILKSENKVERVDNLHFETEQYKDHPNDYQPLTEKGRSYLKEERKLPGWLIDYAENEGLLAELKPRNERQNFLVRDDRLDYAVAFLWKDPQTKETVGASYQGTKIDFDRFGERGTYKHIDKNSTANHGFNLKIGDPKHLKFFESSIDMLSYAALNREKLQDTWLVSMEGLKHNVISHYFGEAVSELSQKQEFPKSIEVCVDNDRAGHIFYEKEQMMGAVNPFTNERVRCERGIANDWQVPKDYREIYEEVAREEKVAAEAIMAIHKTENNLEPTNQLVSAHNVKSAFGKKLTVNEQVETIDLKKACTTVAKELKACERSDGTYDFDRFYSKKADMKDVNASILFSYKAEEYYKGYKKHEHEFVSEVKKDWNDQLKHEIQQQEIRKQKRAMLFQQSRQQERE; encoded by the coding sequence ATGACAGAGAAGAAAATGAGTATTGTAGAACGATGTAAACAAATCGATATCGTAGATTTTGCACGAAATAATGGAATGGCTGTGGTTAATAAAGGACGAGATTATCGGTTAGAAGATCATGATTCTTTTGTTTTTGATCGACGAAAACAACGGTTTCACTGGAATAGTCAAAATATTCATGGAGATATTATTGAATTAACCAAATTATTCTTTATTGATAAGGAAATTCAAGATCCAAAAGAACAATTTAAAGCAGCAACGAACTTCATTTTAAAGAGTGAAAATAAAGTAGAACGAGTCGATAATCTCCATTTTGAAACAGAACAATATAAAGATCACCCTAATGATTACCAACCACTTACAGAAAAAGGTAGAAGTTATCTAAAGGAAGAACGTAAATTACCAGGTTGGTTAATTGATTATGCGGAAAACGAAGGGTTGCTGGCCGAATTAAAGCCAAGAAATGAACGGCAAAATTTCTTGGTTCGAGACGATCGCTTAGATTATGCCGTTGCTTTTTTATGGAAAGACCCCCAGACAAAAGAAACGGTTGGAGCAAGTTATCAAGGAACAAAGATAGACTTTGATCGATTTGGTGAAAGAGGAACGTATAAACATATTGATAAGAACTCAACAGCGAATCATGGATTCAATTTAAAAATTGGTGATCCGAAGCACTTAAAATTCTTTGAAAGCAGCATTGATATGCTCAGTTATGCAGCGTTAAATCGTGAGAAGTTGCAAGATACCTGGCTAGTTTCTATGGAAGGCTTAAAGCACAACGTAATAAGTCATTATTTTGGAGAAGCTGTTTCTGAACTGAGTCAGAAACAAGAGTTTCCAAAATCAATTGAAGTTTGTGTAGATAATGATCGAGCAGGGCATATTTTTTATGAAAAAGAACAAATGATGGGGGCAGTTAATCCGTTTACGAATGAAAGGGTTCGGTGTGAACGAGGCATTGCCAATGATTGGCAAGTACCTAAAGACTATCGAGAAATTTATGAAGAAGTTGCTAGAGAAGAGAAAGTGGCAGCTGAAGCGATTATGGCAATCCACAAGACGGAAAATAATTTAGAGCCAACCAATCAATTAGTATCCGCACATAATGTTAAATCAGCATTTGGAAAGAAATTGACAGTCAACGAACAGGTAGAAACGATTGATTTAAAGAAAGCCTGTACTACAGTTGCCAAAGAATTAAAAGCTTGTGAGCGATCTGATGGTACGTATGATTTTGATCGTTTTTATAGTAAGAAAGCAGATATGAAAGATGTGAATGCGAGTATTCTTTTTTCTTATAAGGCGGAAGAGTACTATAAGGGCTATAAAAAACATGAACATGAATTTGTATCTGAAGTAAAAAAAGACTGGAATGATCAATTGAAACATGAGATCCAGCAACAAGAAATCAGAAAACAAAAACGTGCCATGTTGTTTCAACAAAGCAGACAACAAGAAAGGGAGTGA
- the ssb gene encoding single-stranded DNA-binding protein produces MINNVTLVGRLTKDPDLRYTASGTAVATFTLAVNRNFTNQSGNREADFINCVIWRKPAETMATLAKKGSLIGIVGRIQTRTYDNQQGQRVYVTEVVADNFQLLESKTATENRAKYNPEQDSSRTTHFEKQDDTNQVEDPFDSRLIDISDDELPF; encoded by the coding sequence ATGATCAATAATGTAACTTTAGTAGGACGGTTAACTAAAGATCCTGATTTACGGTATACAGCTAGTGGTACAGCAGTAGCCACTTTTACTTTAGCCGTTAACCGTAATTTTACCAATCAAAGTGGCAATCGAGAAGCCGATTTTATCAATTGTGTGATTTGGCGTAAACCAGCGGAAACGATGGCTACATTAGCTAAAAAAGGTAGCCTGATTGGTATTGTTGGCCGAATTCAAACTCGAACCTATGACAATCAGCAAGGACAGCGCGTATATGTGACAGAAGTTGTGGCCGATAATTTTCAGTTGTTAGAAAGTAAAACAGCCACTGAAAATCGTGCCAAGTATAATCCAGAGCAAGATAGTTCAAGAACGACTCACTTTGAGAAACAGGATGATACTAATCAAGTAGAGGATCCTTTTGATAGTCGGTTGATTGATATCAGCGATGACGAGTTACCATTTTAA
- a CDS encoding type IV toxin-antitoxin system AbiEi family antitoxin domain-containing protein, translating to MTKAMVYKLLEEFNGTLALKDAKKAGISPVTIKRMVDRGELDREYPGFFTLPGQFPDELFMAQKKYERGIISHITALDLYDLTDMIPRQIDLTVPYGYHVSGKGLKEFAVELHYTKTEWYELGKVEIKSRYGNPVIAYDQERTLCDIWNPWYNVEDEIKVKAIKNYMESNRKNLRKLNEYRRILPTDKTMRSYIMALN from the coding sequence ATGACAAAAGCAATGGTATACAAGCTGCTAGAAGAATTTAATGGAACTTTGGCTTTGAAGGATGCCAAAAAAGCGGGCATTTCTCCTGTAACGATCAAACGTATGGTAGATCGAGGGGAGCTGGATCGAGAGTATCCAGGTTTTTTCACTTTACCTGGCCAATTTCCTGATGAATTGTTTATGGCGCAAAAGAAATATGAGCGCGGCATTATTTCACATATTACCGCGTTAGATTTGTATGATTTAACAGATATGATTCCTAGACAGATCGATTTGACTGTTCCTTACGGTTATCACGTTTCTGGAAAAGGATTGAAGGAATTCGCAGTTGAGTTACACTATACAAAAACAGAATGGTATGAACTAGGTAAGGTTGAAATAAAAAGTCGCTATGGGAATCCTGTTATAGCCTATGATCAAGAAAGAACCTTGTGTGACATTTGGAATCCCTGGTATAACGTTGAGGATGAAATCAAAGTAAAAGCAATCAAAAACTACATGGAATCGAATAGAAAAAATCTTAGAAAATTGAATGAGTATCGAAGAATTTTGCCAACAGACAAAACGATGCGCTCTTATATTATGGCTTTAAATTAA
- a CDS encoding radical SAM protein has translation MTHEKELVNWLSPTNAAIITSYKCNAQCKECCFGCSPFQKINTNLKDYTTFIDSVIKYKSVKFIVWTGGEATLLKEELLLAIKYAKSKGLFSRLVTNGVWASNYDRANKFLKNLRDNGVMEISFSTGDNHLEFVPLDRVMTGALACIENGIRCTISVESTKHSKFKQEHLFLHELYQKIENHPNKELFSSISSTWVSFHKDTIYEYNELNPLEVQDGCNNLFEFIGLNPNNEYISCCGLTNKYIADMKLGPQNTTDLQDIYNKQKNDFMKRWLYVDGPINILDQVIKWNPDIKPPKFRHHCQTCAYIYNNPDIRKTIIENYPLIVDVINKKFYDKLKLRKYLYA, from the coding sequence ATGACCCATGAGAAAGAATTAGTAAATTGGTTGTCACCTACTAACGCAGCGATAATTACATCTTATAAATGTAATGCACAGTGTAAAGAGTGTTGCTTTGGATGCAGTCCCTTTCAAAAAATCAATACTAATCTCAAGGATTACACAACATTTATTGATAGTGTTATAAAATACAAATCTGTTAAATTTATTGTATGGACTGGTGGAGAGGCAACTTTACTAAAAGAAGAATTACTACTTGCTATTAAATATGCAAAAAGTAAAGGATTGTTCTCTAGGTTAGTAACAAATGGAGTCTGGGCTAGTAACTATGATCGAGCGAATAAATTTTTAAAGAACTTAAGAGATAATGGTGTAATGGAAATAAGCTTTTCTACCGGAGACAATCATTTAGAATTTGTTCCTTTGGATAGAGTGATGACAGGTGCATTAGCATGCATTGAAAATGGGATTAGATGCACTATTTCAGTTGAATCAACAAAACATTCTAAATTTAAGCAAGAACACCTTTTTTTACATGAGTTATATCAAAAAATTGAAAACCATCCTAACAAAGAATTATTTAGCTCCATAAGTAGTACTTGGGTTTCTTTCCATAAAGACACAATTTATGAGTATAATGAGCTAAATCCTTTAGAAGTACAAGATGGATGTAATAATCTTTTTGAATTTATAGGTCTTAATCCAAATAACGAATATATTTCATGCTGTGGATTAACTAATAAATATATTGCAGATATGAAACTAGGTCCGCAAAATACTACTGATCTCCAAGATATTTACAATAAACAGAAGAATGATTTTATGAAGCGTTGGTTGTATGTAGATGGACCAATTAATATACTTGACCAGGTCATTAAATGGAATCCAGATATTAAGCCACCAAAATTTAGACATCATTGTCAAACATGTGCTTATATTTATAATAATCCAGATATTCGTAAAACAATTATCGAAAACTATCCTCTGATAGTTGACGTTATTAACAAAAAATTTTATGATAAACTAAAATTAAGAAAATACCTTTATGCATAA
- a CDS encoding nucleotidyl transferase AbiEii/AbiGii toxin family protein gives MTPTQLKAKVKNISREKEVDPQLVLRHFMMEKFLEKISESPYRENFVLKGGFLIGSKYGIENRTTKDIDTTLREMKVTKETLTKVLNDIFSTPTKEGIQFEIQRIKETKEADYYPGFSLRVLAHLENMRPDFKVDVTTGDSIYPATITHSHKLMFEDRTIPLESYPTEQIIAEKLSATFDFLTDNSRGKDFYDLYTIPKMEKIDEKTLKDSVRNTFTRRGKTDPLKTYYKKDMDVLKNSNELKDTWKKYQKSNPYAASITYEETMNSISNLMEKVIHVEEKERNLAYQRHQQMNREMER, from the coding sequence ATGACACCTACGCAGTTAAAAGCAAAAGTGAAGAATATTTCGAGAGAAAAAGAAGTTGATCCGCAGCTCGTTTTAAGACATTTTATGATGGAAAAATTCTTGGAAAAAATCTCAGAATCTCCTTATCGTGAAAATTTTGTTTTAAAAGGCGGCTTCCTAATTGGATCAAAGTATGGCATTGAAAATCGAACAACCAAAGACATTGATACGACTTTACGAGAAATGAAAGTGACAAAAGAGACATTAACAAAAGTTTTAAACGATATTTTCTCCACACCGACGAAAGAAGGAATTCAATTTGAGATCCAAAGAATAAAAGAAACGAAAGAAGCCGATTATTATCCTGGTTTTAGCTTACGTGTGCTGGCACATTTAGAGAATATGCGGCCAGATTTTAAGGTAGATGTAACTACAGGTGATTCGATCTATCCAGCAACGATCACTCACAGTCATAAATTGATGTTTGAAGATCGAACAATTCCTTTGGAATCTTATCCTACAGAACAAATTATTGCCGAAAAATTAAGTGCAACCTTTGATTTTTTAACTGACAATTCGAGAGGAAAAGATTTTTATGATCTCTATACTATTCCTAAAATGGAGAAGATCGATGAGAAGACCTTGAAAGACAGTGTGAGAAATACATTCACACGTCGAGGAAAAACTGATCCGTTAAAGACTTACTATAAAAAAGATATGGATGTACTGAAAAATAGTAATGAGCTAAAAGATACTTGGAAGAAATATCAAAAAAGTAATCCTTATGCTGCATCGATCACGTACGAAGAGACAATGAATTCGATTAGCAATTTGATGGAAAAAGTGATTCACGTCGAAGAAAAAGAACGAAACCTAGCTTATCAAAGACACCAACAGATGAATCGAGAAATGGAGAGATAA